In the Arachis ipaensis cultivar K30076 chromosome B10, Araip1.1, whole genome shotgun sequence genome, one interval contains:
- the LOC107620837 gene encoding uncharacterized protein LOC107620837 gives MGIKIDLEKAYDHLSWDFIEQSLRDFSLPPELIDAIMMCVCSVSFQVLWNGEATDKFIPSCGIRQGDLLSPYIFFICMDRLSHLIEDMVEVGDWRPFLFRIRGPIISHLMFADDLMLFAEASSTQMMKIMGCLQRFCEASDQIVNTRKTHIYFSKNVDTTTHGDITACSGFMETAEIGRYLGAYILEGRNKRQAHAQSLDKIKNKLKGWKQKCLSMAGRVVLAQSAITPGAILPNATWLNSKSVCWEMINHSNALWVRALNSKYGISNSTPSVRATSGCSALWKSLSQLWPIIQESLVHRVGNGCSTKFWKDDWLNIGDHLLKHKLPSATSGDEDNYVCDFVNNEGEWKIEHLKQLLPDECIQRICANPPPRASDPPDKLAWKHSMDGRFSVKSAYCYSNRIQSQRRERPIAGHISIQEYACEVGKAINKQVPRHDSRVRRETIIKWYPAPEGWIKVNTDGAAKNNPGKAGCGGLIRNSDGSWVMDFTRNLGVCSAYMAELWGLYLGLEMAWTLGFRKVKIEIDSQAVINSVTQNRKFLDDGSMLYCRIQELMERNWTINMVHTYRETNACADWLANFSLEQNCSTQYWNSPPAGIEFLLLGDVSGVAHPCNIVSV, from the exons ATGGGCATTAAGATCGATTTAGAAAAAGCTTATGACCATCTGAGTTGGGATTTTATTGAGCAGTCTTTAAGGGATTTCTCCCTCCCACCAGAATTGATAGATGCCATCATGATGTGTGTTTGTTCGGTCAGTTTCCAAGTTCTATGGAATGGAGAAGCAACTGACAAATTCATTCCTTCATGTGGCATTCGACAAGGTGACCTCCTTTCaccctatattttttttatctgtaTGGACCGTCTTTCGCATCTTATTGAGGATATGGTTGAGGTGGGAGACTGGAGACCTTTCTTATTTCGAATACGAGGTCCTATCATATCCCATCTTATGTTCGCGGACGACCTTATGTTGTTTGCAGAAGCATCATCAACTCAAATGATGAAGATCATGGGCTGTCTTCAAAGGTTTTGTGAGGCTTCAGATCAGATTGTCAACACGCGGAAGACCCATATTTACTTCTCCAAGAATGTAGACACTACAACTCATGGAGACATCACAGCCTGCTCTGGGTTTATGGAGACAGCAGAGATTGGTAGGTACTTGGGTGCCTATATCCTTGAAGGAAGAAACAAAAGGCAAGCTCATGCGCAAAGccttgataaaataaaaaataagctaAAGGGCTGGAAACAGAAATGTCTCTCAATGGCTGGAAGAGTAGTTCTAGCTCAATCAGCCATCACCCCCGGTGCCATACTACCAAATGCAACATGGTTGAATTCCAAAAGCG TTTGTTGGGAGATGATCAATCATTCTAATGCGCTGTGGGTAAGAGCTCTCAATAGCAAGTATGGTATCTCTAACTCAACCCCTTCGGTGAGAGCGACATCAGGATGTAGTGCCCTTTGGAAAAGTTTATCACAATTGTGGCCTATCATCCAAGAAAGTTTGGTGCATAGGGTAGGCAATGGTTGTTCAACCAAGTTTTGGAAGGATGACTGGTTAAATATAGGGGATCATCTCTTAAAGCATAAACTCCCAAGCGCTACCAGTGGAGATGAGGATAACTATGTATGCGATTTCGTGAATAATGAAGGGGAATGGAAGATAGAACATCTTAAACAGCTCCTGCCGGATGAATGCATTCAACGCATTTGTGCTAATCCCCCTCCGAGAGCTTCTGACCCACCTGATAAATTAGCCTGGAAGCACTCCATGGATGGAAGATTCTCTGTTAAATCTGCTTACTGTTATAGCAATAGAATCCAATCTCAAAGAAGGGAA AGACCTATTGCTGGACACATTAGTATACAAGAATATGCTTGTGAGGTTGGAAAAGCCATCAACAAGCAGGTtcctaggcatgattctagagttcgTCGAGAAACCATTATTAAATGGTATCCAGCTCCTGAAGGGTGGATTAAGGTGAACACTGATGGTGCAGCTAAGAACAACCCAGGTAAAGCAGGATGTGGTGGCCTCATTAGGAATAGTGACGGAAGTTGGGTAATGGATTTTACTAGAAATTTGGGAGTTTGCTCAGCGTATATGGCAGAGCTATGGGGTCTTTATTTGGGGCTTGAGATGGCTTGGACACTGGGATTCAGGAAGGTGAAAATAGAAATTGACTCTCAAGCAGTTATTAACAGCGTTACTCAAAATAGGAAGTTTCTAGATGATGGATCAATGCTATACTGTAGGATTCAAGAGCTTATGGAAAGGAATTGGACAATTAACATGGTTCACACTTACAGAGAAACAAATGCTTGTGCAGATTGGCTAGCTAACTTTAGTCTTGAGCAAAATTGTTCCACTCAATACTGGAACTCTCCTCCAGCTGGGATAGAATTTTTGTTATTAGGTGATGTTTCTGGGGTGGCTCATCCCTGTAATATAGTTTCAGTGTAG